Proteins co-encoded in one Astyanax mexicanus isolate ESR-SI-001 chromosome 1, AstMex3_surface, whole genome shotgun sequence genomic window:
- the tdrd6 gene encoding tudor domain-containing 6 isoform X1: protein MCSVPGLPSSGSNVSVLISRVNLNPLCVLVEFWGNFDQDRNLAYQRMKKEIQFPREVFHEEEGSPGDLCLVRVYETWYRARIVSKNATNYSVFLIDEGRTLRATTSTLAWGQTDFFYLPPEVEFCILANVLPLSPENRWSKMALEFMKAFCGRRVSACVQDVIVPQRTFLLDIPSLSKEMYEMGFAKKLSNERFKDFVVRSLQSHSESEEPQIAMTKEPYNLLEQTQKKQCYMYPELQSETVETVIVTEVTNPLRVFCQLRVFSQELRKLTEHITEHYEGKVGTTFARHENLGTPCASRGSDGKWYRSVLQQVMSSNNVAEVLLVDYGKKQFVKVEHVRQLASEFFRMPVVTYVCSLHGIIDRGVGWTASQIDFLKSLVLNRPVIAKFEYQSLSEGVHYVTLYGDENTNINNLFGLREKCLLDSKPQEAVHRIPSSQSCKIPVGSETKGTSPTNLQDLKGNTAVFFTESLSPNTSHVAVVQHVDSPAKFWIHTQKYADEFDQLMQGLEDLCSDATKLREMNRQPVPGRLCLAKSQDGVLYRAAVCNIRDEKAEVFFLDYGNTEVVDCFSLYEIPLQYQNLPALAIRCALYGVKPSGEQWDQKSTLFFSKAVQDKVLDIHVLAKSHYTHIIQVVDHLSSEEQDVSKLMCGAGLANGEGLKKTVDRPVVKCCIQKGETCDMLKTSEVLQSPSSPAIMKTKSAFKEYLFPIGSSVEVTVSYIESPNDFWCQKAKNAECLKLLMQDLQDYYATSEFQPSLEAACVARHPENGMWYRALAIQKHQTPHVTVLLVDYGQTLKVAVHELRCIDPAFLKLNGQAFRCSLYNLIHPVPHSSLNWTPDATLQFKEFVDNANSMNMALKCTVYAVMNDSQKVVFNVVDLETPFQSVCSLLVQRGLADQASKKIPLPPFRLDTYYYSTHGVKTGSEEDVSITGVKNVNHFFCHLGRNSRQIEDLADKVNKMCNQLKNVNFPKDFGKVCFAKYSDGLWYRGQITSTKPSVVVNFVDYGNTQEVEKSNLLPVPFEASGIISVPVQAVECGLSDMPENVPKEVNNWFANFVTDRPLKALVVAKEPNGKIIVELYDGQNQVNAMIKEKFHLELDRNEQIIFKGFNSKNLNSQNVTHSMATHNVRGLKRGKEPQSAAENWRSGKNHRFEADESPVKPPDGDIRKNRTYKESSPVCHKKSQSESSSVCSEFFKASGLKLAELPLTVVNPGLEAEVFISHCNSPLSFFVQLLSDESDVCSLAEKLNGNQSKLESIKPSDLHEGDLVSAVFPDDDCWYRAAVRNTPTSNTADVEFIDFGNTAEVLISKICALARSMFAYPRYSIHCSLAGVENVDNKVVSDFKKEIENAEKVTCTFIKQLGSVWEVKLEAGGKLLGSSFSCASTKALKSPGPSPGTFYANPDVSNGLTISGYASFISGPQLFWCQYAEPEKLQEISDVIQKAGNASEAESLNSESFPVGSGCIALYAEDQLWYRAKVTSEEHGTLSILFVDYGNESEVKISETKPLPCEVSDMPPQAFACQLDGFELSEGSWDDKAADQFFELMNDQLLKVTVLGVGSWCNLGTPYCVRVECGELVINEAMKNCWTPNFNIAALELTNTGSVNSVDLSVVTEIKSSECIAESTVIPDEPPQTGEEYPHSDAEMSTLKVQHPELEFESSTHGHEDQAGSGVMLKKSDADLCVLSPQEDSSALKNSKELVVDKGLSTNEETELTVEVIQGTGNPQNSEMTVTKVSSVHPSDVCAQSDLPITHETTDVKILTKADCLIVKSTGEILIETSSQECQFTDETVGQHTSLDSSVAEYEEHKVEGNQEIIKSALGFLTRVTEKILVGLECAVWSHAHKNWCRAQVVKISEDSTLVLLLDHDSEMMVDPVNIFKIIPEEPLQIPCSDDMEMPNEDKATSEEDNSAYGHQDPLSKAEETEHKALASHACVVPSDHVEVAEEPCEMPVIDLVTLPEEQIQDTDFSSSGDLVETAIEPLYEDVNKGSAQAPDSFPELGDFSEDISDEKKEPVLVMDLGVDLGKNMSTDLMDQTQEEESMETCPPVEEQRDEGASKVIDGAHELMDFLAVTSIDKAQNVELEAEHDLEALIEEVNSFTEDLIDLESDAELGSDTASDDTLQGDLADTEPPPAVTESSGLEVKTVSDYPDSEELSISGVSHLTLKVQDLSDDEIIFVKAWQVSPPEVNEHDSGQ from the exons ATGTGTTCAGTTCCCGGCCTTCCGTCCTCTGGATCCAATGTGTCTGTCCTCATTTCCAGAGTAAACTTGAATCCTCTTTGTGTTCTGGTAGAGTTTTGGGGAAACTTTGACCAGGATCGAAATCTTGCCTATCAGCGAATGAAAAAAGAGATTCAGTTTCCCAGAGAAGTATTTCATGAGGAAGAAGGGAGTCCTGGTGACCTGTGCCTTGTCCGAGTCTACGAAACATGGTATAGAGCCCGTATAGTGTCAAAAAATGCTACCAACTACAGTGTTTTTCTTATTGATGAGGGCAGAACACTTCGTGCTACTACTAGCACTTTGGCATGGGGCCAGACCGACTTCTTCTACCTACCTCCAGAAGTTGAATTTTGTATTCTTGCCAATGTCCTCCCTCTGTCCCCTGAAAACAGATGGTCAAAGATGGCCTTGGAATTCATGAAAGCCTTCTGTGGAAGAAGAGTCAGTGCCTGTGTTCAGGATGTTATAGTACCTCAGCGTACGTTTCTTCTTGATATACCAAGCCTGTCCAAAGAAATGTACGAGATGGGATTTGCAAAGAAATTGTCAAATGAAAGGTTCAAAGACTTTGTGGTTAGGTCTTTGCAGTCTCATAGTGAGTCTGAAGAGCCCCAGATAGCTATGACCAAGGAGCCTTATAACTTGTTGGAACAAACTCAGAAGAAGCAGTGTTACATGTATCCAGAGCTACAATCTGAAACAGTTGAGACTGTAATTGTCACCGAGGTAACAAATCCTCTTCGCGTCTTCTGTCAGTTAAGGGTGTTCTCTCAGGAGCTCAGGAAATTGACGGAACACATAACTGAGCATTATGAAGGAAAAGTAGGAACTACTTTTGCAAGGCACGAGAACTTGGGGACACCTTGTGCATCAAGAGGAAGTGATGGAAAATGGTATCGGTCTGTTTTGCAGCAGGTCATGTCATCCAACAATGTGGCAGAAGTACTGCTTGTGGATTATGGAAAGAAACAGTTTGTCAAAGTAGAACATGTCAGACAGCTGGCCTCAGAATTCTTTCGCATGCCTGTTGTGACTTACGTGTGTTCTCTCCATGGAATTATTGACAGAGGTGTTGGTTGGACAGCTTCACAGATTGACTTTTTGAAGTCTTTAGTGCTCAACAGACCAGTGATTGCCAAGTTTGAGTATCAAAGCCTGTCAGAGGGTGTCCACTATGTCACACTCTATGGAGatgaaaacacaaacattaacaaCTTGTTCGGACTGAGAGAGAAATGCTTGCTGGACTCAAAGCCCCAAGAAGCAGTCCACAGGATCCCATCATCTCAGTCGTGCAAGATTCCTGTTGGAAGTGAGACAAAAGGCACCAGTCCAACCAACTTACAAGATCTGAAAGGGaacacagctgttttttttacagaaagtcTGTCACCTAACACCTCTCATGTAGCTGTTGTTCAGCATGTTGATAGTCCCGCAAAGTTTTGGATTCACACACAAAAGTATGCTGATGAGTTTGACCAGCTGATGCAGGGCCTGGAAGACCTGTGTAGTGATGCAACCAAGCTTCGTGAAATGAATAGACAGCCTGTTCCAGGCCGACTCTGTTTGGCCAAATCTCAGGATGGTGTGCTCTACAGGGCTGCCGTTTGTAACATCCGTGATGAGAAAGCGGAGGTTTTCTTCCTTGATTATGGAAACACAGAAGTGGTTGATTGTTTCAGCCTGTATGAGATACCTCTGCAATATCAAAACCTACCAGCCTTGGCAATAAGATGTGCACTCTATGGTGTCAAGCCAAGTGGTGAACAGTGGGATCAGAAGTCCACATTATTCTTCTCAAAAGCTGTTCAAGATAAGGTTCTTGACATTCATGTACTTGCAAAGTCCCATTATACTCACATCATCCAGGTAGTTGATCATTTGTCCAGTGAAGAACAAGATGTATCAAAGCTGATGTGCGGTGCCGGTTTGGCAAATGGTGAAGGTCTAAAGAAAACTGTGGATAGACCTGTTGTTAAATGTTGCATCCAAAAGGGAGAGACTTGCGACATGCTAAAAACAAGTGAAGTTTTACAGTCACCCAGTTCACCTGCCATAATGAAAACTAAGTCTGCTTTCAAGGAGTACTTGTTTCCAATTGGGAGTTCAGTTGAGGTCACAGTGTCGTACATTGAGAGTCCAAATGACTTTTGGTGCCAAAAAGCGAAAAATGCAGAATGTCTAAAACTGCTAATGCAAGACCTTCAGGATTACTATGCAACTAGTGAATTTCAACCCTCTTTGGAAGCAGCCTGTGTTGCTCGTCATCCTGAAAATGGAATGTGGTATCGAGCCCTGGCCATTCAGAAGCACCAGACTCCTCATGTGACTGTGCTCCTAGTTGATTATGGACAGACACTGAAGGTTGCCGTACATGAACTTCGCTGCATTGATCCAGCATTCCTAAAGCTAAATGGACAAGCCTTCAGATGCAGCTTGTATAACTTGATCCATCCAGTTCCTCACTCCTCTTTAAACTGGACCCCTGATGCCACTTTGCAGTTTAAAGAGTTTGTGGACAATGCAAACTCGATGAACATGGCCTTAAAATGTACAGTGTATGCTGTGATGAATGACTCCCAGAAAGTCGTGTTTAATGTAGTGGATCTTGAGACTCCTTTTCAAAGTGTTTGCAGTCTTCTTGTCCAGAGAGGTTTGGCTGATCAGGCATCTAAAAAGATACCTCTTCCACCTTTTCGCCTGGACACATACTACTACTCCACACATGGTGTGAAAACTGGGTCAGAGGAAGATGTAAGCATCACCGGTGTGAAAAATGTCAACCACTTTTTTTGCCATCTAGGAAGAAATTCCAGGCAGATTGAAGATCTTGCAGACAAAGTCAATAAAATGTGCAACCAGCTGAAGAACGTTAACTTCCCCAAAGACTTCGGAAAAGTTTGCTTTGCAAAATACTCAGACGGACTTTGGTACAGAGGACAGATCACATCTACAAAGCCTTCAGTTGTAGTCAACTTTGTGGATTATGGAAACACCCAGGAAGTTGAGAAATCAAACCTCCTCCCAGTTCCATTTGAAGCCAGTGGAATCATATCTGTACCTGTACAGGCAGTTGAGTGTGGGCTTTCCGACATGCCTGAAAATGTCCCAAAGGAAGTGAATAATTGGTTTGCGAATTTTGTAACTGATCGCCCTCTGAAAGCACTGGTGGTAGCTAAGGAACCAAATGGCAAAATAATTGTTGAGCTCTATGATGGACAAAATCAGGTGAATGCAATGATCAAAGAGAAATTTCACCTTGAGCTTGACAGAAATGAACAAATAATCTTTAAGGGATTTAATTCCAAGAATTTGAATTCACAAAATGTGACACACAGCATGGCAACTCACAATGTACGTGGACTTAAGAGAGGAAAAGAACCTCAAAGTGCTGCCGAAAATTGGAGATCTGGTAAAAATCATCGCTTTGAAGCCGATGAGAGCCCAGTGAAACCACCAGATGGCGACATTAGGAAAAATAGGACCTATAAAGAGTCAAGTCCAGTTTGTCACAAGAAATCCCAGAGTGAATCTTCCAGTGTGTGCAGTGAATTTTTCAAAGCAAGTGGCTTAAAACTGGCAGAGCTTCCTTTGACAGTAGTGAACCCAGGGCTGGAAGCTGAGGTGTTCATCTCTCATTGCAATAGTCCTTTGAGCTTCTTTGTTCAGTTGTTATCTGATGAAAGTGACGTTTGCTCTCTGGCAGAGAAGTTAAACGGCAACCAGTCAAAGTTGGAGTCCATTAAACCCAGTGACCTTCATGAAGGAGAcctggtcagtgcagtgttcccTGATGATGACTGTTGGTATCGTGCCGCTGTAAGGAATACACCAACCAGTAACACAGCTGATGTTGAATTCATTGATTTTGGAAACACTGCAGAGGTTTTAATCTCAAAAATATGCGCACTTGCCAGATCAATGTTTGCATATCCGAGATATAGCATTCACTGCTCACTGGCTGGAGTGGAAAATGTTGACAACAAAGTAGTTTCTGACttcaaaaaagaaatagaaaatgcAGAGAAGGTCACATGTACATTCATCAAACAGTTAGGCTCTGTGTGGGAGGTCAAACTTGAAGCCGGTGGGAAGCTGCTTGGATCCTCTTTCTCCTGTGCATCAACAAAGGCACTCAAAAGCCCAGGGCCCAGTCCTGGAACTTTTTATGCAAATCCTGACGTTTCAAATGGACTGACCATCAGTGGATATGCTTCATTTATTAGTGGACCACAGCTTTTCTGGTGTCAGTATGCAGAGCCAGAAAAGCTGCAAGAGATTTCTGATGTAATTCAGAAGGCTGGTAATGCTTCAGAAGCTGAATCTTTGAATAGTGAATCCTTCCCAGTTGGAAGCGGCTGCATCGCCCTTTATGCCGAGGACCAGCTGTGGTATCGTGCAAAGGTGACCTCAGAAGAACACGGCACACTATCCATCCTGTTCGTTGACTATGGAAATGAATCAGAAGTTAAGATAAGTGAGACAAAACCCCTGCCATGTGAGGTTTCAGACATGCCTCCACAAGCATTTGCCTGCCAGCTTGATGGTTTTGAACTTTCAGAGGGGTCCTGGGATGACAAGGCAGCTGATCAGTTCTTTGAGCTTATGAATGACCAACTCTTGAAAGTCACAGTTTTGGGAGTGGGTAGTTGGTGTAATCTGGGCACTCCTTATTGTGTTAGAGTTGAATGTGGTGAACTTGTCATCAATGAGGCAATGAAAAATTGTTGGACCCCAAATTTCAATATCGCAGCACTTGAGCTAACAAACACAGGATCTGTGAATTCTGTTGATTTGTCCGTGGTTACTGAAATCAAATCCTCTGAATGCATAGCTGAATCAACAGTAATTCCTGACGAGCCACCTCAGACAGGTGAGGAATATCCACACAGTGATGCTGAGATGTCAACACTGAAAGTGCAGCACCCTGAGCTAGAATTTGAGAGTTCAACACATGGGCATGAAGATCAAGCTGGATCTGGGGTGATGCTGAAAAAAAGTGatgctgacctgtgtgtgttgTCACCTCAGGAAGACAGTTCTGCATTGAAGAACTCAAAAGAATTAGTTGTGGATAAGGGCTTGAGTACAAACGAAGAGACAGAATTAACAGTCGAAGTTATCCAAGGCACTGGAAATCCCCAAAATTCTGAGATGACTGTAACAAAGGTTTCAAGTGTACACCCCTCAGATGTTTGTGCACAATCAGATTTGCCAATAACCCATGAAACCACTGATGTCAAAATCTTGACTAAGGCTGATTGTTTAATTGTGAAGAGCACTGGTGAAATCCTAATAGAAACTTCATCTCAGGAATGCCAGTTCACAGATGAAACCGTGGGCCAACATACAAGTCTGGATTCCTCTGTTGCAGAATATGAAGAACATAAAGTTGAGGGCAATCAAGAGATTATTAAGTCAG CTTTAGGGTTCTTAACAAGGGTTACAGAGAAGATTCTTGTTGGATTGGAATGTGCAGTGTGGTCCCATGCACACAAGAATTGGTGTCGAGCACAGGTCGTAAAGATTTCTGAGGATTCTACATTG GTGCTGCTTTTGGATCATGATTCTGAAATGATGGTTGATCCagttaacatatttaaaataataccaGAGGAACCATTGCAG ATCCCATGCAGTGATGATATGGAGATGCCAAATG AAGATAAAGCGACATCTGAGGAAGACAATAGTGCATATGGTCACCAGGATCCTCTTTCAAAG GCAGAAGAGACAGAGCACAAAGCTTTAGCAAGTCATGCTTGTGTAGTACCTTCTG ATCATGTTGAGGTGGCTGAAGAACCTTGCGAGATGCCTGTGATTGATTTGGTCACTCTCCCTGAGGAACAG ATTCAAGACACTGATTTCTCCTCTTCTGGTGATTTGGTGGAGACAGCTATTG AACCTTTGTATGAAGATGTGAATAAAGGTTCAGCTCAAGCCCCGGATAGTTTTCCAGAATTG ggtGACTTTTCTGAAGACATTTCAGATGAGAAAAAAG AACCAGTCTTGGTGATGGATCTGGGAGTAGATCTAGGGAAAAACATGAGCACTGATTTGATGGACcag ACACAGGAAGAAGAATCTATGGAGACTTGCCCTCCAGTAGAGGAGCAGAGAG atgaaGGTGCAAGTAAGGTCATTGACGGGGCACATGAGCTGATGGATTTCCTTGCAGTAACATCGATAGACAAG GCCCAGAATGTGGAGCTTGAGGCTGAACATGATCTGGAAGCTTTGATCGAAGAAGTTAACA GTTTTACAGAAGATCTGATTGATTTGGAAAGTGATGCTGAACTGGGCTCAGACACTGCATCTGACGACACG CTTCAAGGAGATCTAGCAGACACTGAACCTCCTCCTGCAGTGACAGAATCTTCTG GCTTGGAGGTGAAGACTGTTTCTGATTACCCTGACTCAGAAGAGCTAAGCATTTCCGGAGTCTCTCATCTGACCCTTAAAGTTCAGGACCTGTCTGATGATGAGATCATCTTTGTGAAGGCTTGGCAGGTATCTCCTCCTGAGGTGAATGAGCACGACAGTGGACAATAG